The Delphinus delphis chromosome 10, mDelDel1.2, whole genome shotgun sequence genome includes a region encoding these proteins:
- the ANKRD66 gene encoding ankyrin repeat domain-containing protein 66, which produces MELTKLSDMTKLHQAVAAGDYNSVKKILKKSFCGPDYKEVDWNDRTPLHWAAIKEHRLRTRRLSGHGPRAHPLRGTWYLPAPGHEPAYPASVGGLSTTAPPGKPRLSSTGRRRCPGRMQRAEETPLCRPGRLSSPRALGVESWFPSPRAEPQCRDHRQATKQKGLQLDQRDEDWDAKKRELELSLPSSKQNTNKKKNKTRGPTRLSNTKDRRV; this is translated from the exons ATGGAATTGACCAAACTGTCCGACATGACAAAACTCCACCAAGCTGTAGCTGCTGGGGACTACAATTCAGTGAAAAAGATTTTGAAGAAAAGTTTCTGTGGCCCAGACTACAAGGAAGTGGACTGGAATGACCGAACCCCACTTCACTGGGCTGCGATCAAGG agcacaggctccggacgcgcaggctcagcggccatggcccacgggcccacccgctccgcggaaCGTGgtatcttcccgcaccggggcacgaacctgcgtaccctgcatcggtaggtggactctcaaccactgcgccaccagggaagccccgcct CTCCTCGACTGGACGGCGGAGGTGCCCAGGCCGCatgcagagggcagaggagacGCCCCTCTGCAGGCCGGGCAGGCTGTCCAGTCCACGGGCATTGGGGGTTGAGAGCTGGTTCCCCTCTCCTAGGGCTGAGCCCCAGTGCCGGGACCACCGCCAGGCCACCAAGCAGAAGGGGCTGCAGCTTGATCAGCGGGATGAAGACTGGGATGCCAAGAAGAGGGAGTTGGAGctgtctcttccttcctcaaAGCAAAAcactaataagaaaaagaataagactCGAGGCCCCACCAGGCTCAGCAATACCAAGGACAGGAGAGTGTGA